DNA sequence from the Streptomyces sp. NBC_01497 genome:
GCGTACGGTCGTCGCCGGCCAGGAGGAACGCGAGCGCCGAGGACCGGCCTCAGCGAGAGCCCCGTACCCCGGCACGGAGGCGGTCGCCCGACGCCCCGCGCGCCACCCCGCCCGGCATCAGGCCGGGGGGACGGGCGGTCCGGCCGCCTCGCCGGGAAGGGGCCGTCGTCTCCTTCGCCGCCCGCCCACGGGTCCCGGCGGGCCGTCGGCATAGAATTCGACACCCGCACCGACCCGAGGAGTACTCGTGACCGACCCGGCGCCCACCGGCCCTCAGCAGGAGATCGCCCGGATCCTCCACGTGAGCGCGACCTTCGACGCGCAGGCGGAGATCGAGCGCCGAGTGGCCTTCCTCACGGGCCAGTTGACGTCCTCCGGACTGCGTTCGCTGGTGCTCGGGATCAGCGGCGGGGTCGATTCGACCACTGCGGGCCGGCTGTGCCAGCTGGCGGTGGAACGTGCGCGGAGCACCGGGCACGAGGCGACCTTCTACGCCATGCGGCTGCCGTACGGCGTCCAGGCCGATGAGCACGACGCCCAGCTCGCGCTCGGCTTCATCCGGGCCGACCGGGCCCTGACCGTGAACGTGAAGGCGGCGAGCGACGCCGCGCTGGAAGCCTGCCTGGCCGGTGACGTGGCGTTCCGCGACGAACGGCACCAGGATTTCGTGCACGGCAACATCAAGGCCAGGCAGCGCATGATCGCGCAGTACGCGGTCGCCGGGGCCCATGAGGGACTCGTCGTGGGGACCGATCACGCGGCCGAGGCGGTGTCCGGGTTCTTCACCAAGTTCGGGGACGGCGCGGCCGACGTGCTGCCGCTCTCGGGGCTGAACAAGCGCCGGGTGCGGGCCGTCGCGGAGGCCCTCGGGGCGCCTGCCTCGCTGATCTGGAAGACACCGACCGCCGACCTGGAAACCCTCGACGAGGGCAAGGCCGACGAGGACGCGCTCGGTGTGACGTACGACGAGATCGACGACTTCCTGGAGGGCAAGCCGGTGGGCGGGCCCGCCTACGAGTCGATCGTGCGCAGGTACCACAACACCGAGCACAAGAGGCAGCCGCCGGTCGCTCCGCCCCAGGTCTGAGGCGTCCGGGACGGGTCGCCGTCGTCACGGCCCGGCGCACCCTCGCTTCCGCAGGCTCCTGATCCGGCGAGGGCGGTGGGCCGGCGCGGGGCGGGGCGGGGCGGGGCGGGGCGGGGCGGGGAACGTACCCGTGCGGGCCTGCCGTCCCGCAGTGGCCGTCCGGCGTCGCCGGCCCGTGGACCGGACGTCCTCCGGAGTCCGTCCCGCCCGCCCCGGCCCCGAGCGGCGGGCGGAAGGACTCCAAGGGGCCTGTGTGCTGCGGGCCCGCACACGAGGGTGGATGCTGGGCAGTGCACCGAATCGGTTCCCGGCGCCCCGACGCCGGGAACCACGACGGTGCACGACACTGACGCGAGAGCCGACAACCGACAGCGGGCCCGCGTGTCGGTTGGCCGTATCGGCGTGGCCGCGCCGTTGCGCCATTGCGCCGTCACGATGTTGTGTTGTTGTGTTGTTGTGTGAATGTTCCGGAATCGTCGCCGTTTCGGCGGGCCGACGTCAGGAGACCATGGTGGATCCCGCCCCTCCTCTCCCCCGACAGCTGCCCCTCGCGCGTGCCGCCGACGAGTTCCTGCTCACCACCGTCCTGCTGTTCCTCGCGGTGACCGTCGTGCGCTGGCTGCGCGACCCGGGTTCGCCCCTGTTCATCGCCGACCTGCGCGTCGCGCTCGCGGTCATCGGCCTCATCAGCGGGGCCATCCTCACCGGACTGATCTTCACCCCGCCCGGCAGGCGCAGCGGAGGTCACATGAATCCGGCGGTGACGGTCGCCCTGTGGCTGGTGGACGCCTTCCCCGGTCGCAGTGTCCTGCCCTATGTCATCGCCCAGCTCGCCGGCTCCGTGGCGGGTACCGGCCTCGCCCGCCTGGTGTGGGGGCATGCGGTGACCCTTCCGACGGTCTCCCACGGCGCGATCGGACCAGCGCCCGACTGGCAGGCCGCATCCGTCTTCCTGGCCGAGGGGGGCAGCATGATGGCCCTGATCCTCATCGTCGGTTACTTCCTCGCCCATCCCCGTCTCGTCCGCCTCCTGCCGTACGTCATCGGGTTGTGCGTGGCGCTGGTGATCGCCCTGCTGGGTCGCTTCAGCGGCGGAGCGATCAACCCGGCCCGGTCCCTGGGTCCCGCCGCCCTCTCCGGGCAGGCGACCGATCTGTGGGTGTACCTGATCGTTCCTGTCCTGGGGGCGGTCATCGGTGCGGCGATCTACCACCTCTTCATCTGGCGGTTCAACGCGTGCCGGCCCCTGACGTACAAGCTGACGGGGGACGAGAGCCCGGACGGTGACGTCTGACGGCTCGCACCTGCGGCCTCGGCCTCGTCGTGCCGCCCTGACCACCGGCGCCGCGGCGGCCACCGGACGCCCCGCGCGGGCCCGGACCGGCCCGGTGACCGGCACCGTCCGGGATGTCCTCGGCACACCGTCCTGAACCGGCGATTGTGTCCGCATATTGCTAGTTTTGTTTCGATCGGGTGCACGATGATGCCCGGACCGGCCGGAAGAGGGATCTCCCATGCACGTCTTCGTCGCGGGTGCCACCGGAGCGGTCGGCCGACTGCTCGTTCCGTTGCTGCTGGAGACGGGTCACCAGGTCACCGGGATCTCCCGTACGCCCCGGGGCACCGAGCGTGTACGGCGGCAGGGCGCGTCGGCCTTCCAGGTCGACGTGTTCGACCGGGAGGCGCTGCGCGAGGCGGTGATGACGGCCGCGCCGGACGCGGTGATCCATCAGCTCACCGACCTGGCGGAGGCGGACGGAGAGGCGACGAACCGGCTGCGCCGGGAGGGAACGCGCAATCTGGTGGACGCGGCCGGCGCCGCGGGCGTCACCAGGATCGTCGTCCAATCGATGTCCTGGATGTACGTGCCCGGCGAGGGTCCTGCCGACGAGAGCGTGCCTCTCGACGTCGGGGCGGCCGAACCGCGCGGAGGGCTCGTGGAGGGGATCCGGGCGCTGGAGGAGACGGCGGCCGAGCTGGCGACGGCGGTCGTTCTGCGGTACGGCGTCCTGTACGGCCCCGGTACCTGGTACGCGCCGGGCGGCCCCGCAGCCGGGGCCCTGGCCGGCGATCCGTCGGCCCGCTTCCTCGGGAGCGTCGAGGCGGACCTCTCCGTGACCTCGTTCCTGCACGTCACCGACGCGGCGCACGCCGCCGTCGCCGCCCTCGACTGGCCGTCCGGTCCCGTGAACATCGTGGACGACGAGCCCGCACAGGGACGCGAGTGGGTCCCGGTTCTCGCCACCGCTCTGGGGCTGCCGGAGCCGCGGCCCACCTCAGGAAAAGCGAGCTGGGCTCGGGGCGCGGCCAACGGCCTGGCCCGCTCGCGGGGCTGGAACCCCGCATACCCCTCGTGGCGGACCGGATTCTCGGCGCAAGGCTCCTGAACCGAGAGTCGCGCGGCCGCCGCGCGGTCCGGGTGTTGTCACAGGGGGCGAGGCTCCCGCGCGACCGTCGCGAGGCGGCCTCAGCGCTCAGGGCGTCACCGCCGAGCACAGCACACCCCCGCCGGCCGGTTTCGACGTCAGTACGTCACCCCTGACCACCACCCCGGTCGGCTTCGCCGATGAGCGCGTCACCGCCGGTTCGTCGCCGACCGGTCACGCTGTTCCGAGCGCCGCCTCCAGGTGGGCGAGCGCCTCGGCCCCCTCGTCGGCGACGAAGACCAACTGGTCCAGGGGCACGGGCAGGAAGCCCTCCGCCTCCATCCGCCGCAGCTGCAGCGCCAGCCCGTCGTAGAACCCCGCCGTGTTCAGCAGTACCACCGGCTTGTCGTGCAGCCCGTGCTTCCGCAGCTCCAAGATGTCCGTCGCCTCGTCGAGTGTGCCGAGCCCGCCGACCATCACGACCACCGCGTCCGACCCCGCCACCAGCAGAGCCTTGCGTTCCGCGAGGTCCTTGGCGACCACCATCTCGTCCGCGTCGTCCCTGATCCAGGTGCGGAGGAACTCGACCGAGACGCCGACGAGGCGCCCGCCGCTCTCCCGTACGCCGTCGGCGACGACCTTCATCAGGCCGGTGTCGGATCCGCCCCACACCAGGGTGTGACCGCTCTTGCCGAGGAGCTCGGCGAACTCACGAGCCGGCCGGGTGTAGCGCTCGTCCAGGTCTGCGGCGGAGAGGAAAACGCATATCTTCATGGCAGAACTGTAGATCCCGTCCGAAGTGTGAGTCCCGTCGAACGCCACGGTGCAGGACGCTGCCACTCCCTCGGGCGGACCGGTGGGGTCCCGCGGGGCACGGAGTGCGCCGGCTCAGCCTCCGCACCCCCGGTCTGCGGAGTCAGGCGTTGTAGCCGCCGTGGGCGTCGAGCACCGCGCCCGTGACGTACGACGCGGCGGGACTCGCCAGGAAGGCGATCGCCGCGGCGATCTCGTCGGGGTGACCCATGCGCTGGAGGGACAGGGCGCCGAGCAGTGCCTTGAGGGTCTCGGCGTCCGGCGGTTCCATTCCGCTCTCCATCAGTCCGGCTTCCACGACATTGGCCGTGATGCCGCGGGGGCCGAGGTCCCGCGCGACGCCCATGGTGTACCTCTCGACCCCGGACTTGGTCGCCGAGTAGTCGGCCAGTCCCGGGAGACCGACGCGGGAGCCGAGTCCGGAACTTACCGTGATAATGCGGCCGTTCGGGCGCAGCACCCTGGAGGCGGCCCGGATGACGGCGATCACGCCGAGGTAGTTCGTGGCGTGCATCCGGTCCAGAGCGGCGGTGTCGACGTCCGGGTCGTCCACCGTGCGGCCCTGCTCCGGCGAGATGGCGGCGTTGTTGACGAGGATGTCCAGGCCGCCGAAGTACGCGACCACCTCGTCGATCAGGGCCGGGGCCCGGCCCATGTCGGCCTGGTCGGACTTGAAGGCGACAGCCTTGGCTCCGCGTGCGCGCACCTCCTCGACGACCGTGCCCGCCTGCTGGTCGGAGCTGACATACGTGAACGCGACATCGGCCCCCTGCTCGGCCAGCATCCGTACGGTCGCGGCCCCGAGCCCGCGGGATCCTCCGGTGACCAGGGCGACCTTGCCCGTGAGCGGTTTATTCACTGTTCTCCACCTCGCTGATCGATCCTTGCCGACAGTCGAAACCATAATGGTTACGACAGATAGATGCAACTATTATTGTTACGACAGGGAGGTCGTAACATGGAGCGTTACGGTCAACAGGAGAGGCTTCATGAGCGCCAACAGCAGGCTGACCATCGCCGCCCACGCGCTGGCCTGGATCGGCCTCTACCAGCGCCAGGGCCATGAGGTGGCCACGTCGGAACAGATCGGCTCCAGCGCCAACACCAACCCCGTGGTGATCCGGCGCCTGCTCGGCGAGCTGCGCGCCGCCGGACTCGTCGAGTCCCGGCGCGGCGTCGGCGCCGGCTGGTCCCTCTCGCGCGAGCTGAAGTCGATCACCCTGCTCGACGTGTACGAGGCCGTCGACCCCGACCCCCTGTTCGCGATGCACCGCGCCACCCCTGACCCCGGATGCGTGGTGGGTTACGGCATCCAGCCCGCGATGCGCGGCATCTACGACGGCATCGAGGAGACCCTGCGGCGCGAGCTCCGCGAGGTCACGCTGGAAGACGTGCTGCGCGAGGTCCTCGCGGCACCTCGTTAGCACCCCGGCACCCCGGCCGGGGAGTCCGCCCGGTGGGGCGGCGGAGCGGGGACGAGGCGAAAATCGCCACGTCACGATGGCCCCTGCCACTACCGTGACCTGGTGACGACTCAGGTGATCGTGTTGAACGGCGGATCGAGCGCGGGGAAATCAGGGATCGTCCGATGCCTGCAGGCCGTGCTGCCGCATCCGTGGCTCGCCGCCGCGATCGACTCACTGGTCGAGGCGATGCCCGCTTCCCTGCGGGAGTCGGACACGGGAATCGCGTTCACCGCGGACGGCGGTGTGAACGTCGGATCGGCGTTCCGCGAGCTCGAAGCGGCCTGGCGGGAGGGGGTCGCCGCGACGGCCCGCGCGGGCGCCCGCGTCATCGTCGATGACGTCTTCCTCGGCGGATCGACGTCCCAGGAGCGGTGGCAGAAGGCCCTGGCCGGGCTGGACGTGCTGTGGGTCGGCGTGCGGTGCGAGAGCGCGGTGGCCGCGAACCGCGAGATCGCCCGCGGGGACCGGGCACGGGGAATGGCCGCCTCACAGGCGGAGACCGTCCACCGGGGCGTGGCCTACGACCTGGAGGTGGACACCACGCACACGGAGTCCCTGGACTGTGCGCGCTCCATCGCCGCCCGTCTCGGATGATCCGGCGTTCCTGGGGGAACCGGCACCACCCGGGAGCGACGGAGCCGGCCGTGGCCGCCCGCTGAATGCCGTGCCTGGTCCCGGGCGCGCACCGGGACGCGGCCCGCTCAGGACATCGCGGGCCCGCCCTCACGGAACGGTCGCGTCGCCGGTGCGGCGAGGCGCCGTCCCGCGAGAGGCGGGCATCCCGTGGAGCGCGGGTGTTACCGGCCGGTCGTTTCGAGGAAGACCGGGTTGGTGAGAGCGGCCATCGGGCCGAACAGCAGTGCGTCACCCATGGTGTTGCCCTGGCCCGGCGATCCGTCGGCCATCGGGTGGCGTACCTCGGCGCGGACATACGCGGCGAGCGAGGCGGTCGTACGCCACACAACGGTGCCGTCACCCTCCGCGCTCACCGACTCCTGGTGCATCTGGCCCTCGTCGGTGATGAACCGGACCGTACCGTGGGGCACTCCCTGGACGTCCAGGCGGATGTCCACCGGCGCGTCGGCGGGCACGCTCAGTTTCTCGCCGATGCCCGCCTGCTTGCCGTGCCCGCTGGCGGTGAAGGTCAGCTTCACGGCCGCGGACTCGGCGATCCAGTTCCGGCCCGCGCGGATCCCGTCCATGATCGCGTCGGTGCTCAGGTCGTCGGCCTGGACGACGTTGTGCGGCAGCCCGATGACCTGCGGATCGCTGTGGGCGTCGCTGTTGCCCATCGCGGGCAGCCAGCGGCCGCCGCTGCGGACCGCCTCACCCAGCTTCAGGTCCCAGGTGCTGATGGCGTGTTCGTCGTCGTACGTCCACGGGCCCGTCCACACCTCGGTCGCGTCGGCGTCGTCGAAGCCGAACTTCCACTGGCTGGCCACGTAGGCGCAGTACATGTGCGCGGGTACCGCGAGGCCGCCGCCCTTGCGGACCTGGCGCGAGAAGCGCGAGAAGGCGTCGTCGCGGGAACGGTAGCGCCAGTCGATCCACTCGCCGGGAGGCAGGCCGAGGGCCAGCCAGTGCCCGTTGCGGGTGGTGACCTCCTCACCCGTGATGATCAGCAGGTCGGAACCGGCGTAGTCACCCCACACCGCGTGCGAGGACGAGGTGTTGTGATCGGTGGAGACCATGAAGTCGAGTCCGGCGGCGCGCGCCCCGGTCGCCACGTCGACGGGCAGGTGCTTGCCGTCGGAGTGCACCGTGTGCAGGTGGCAGTCGCCGCGGTACCAGTCGCGGCCGCGCCCCTTGGCCCGCTGCGGCGGATAGTGCTTGGCGGCGGCGGGACCCGTCTCGCCGTAGGTGAGGGTGACCTGGACCTGGTAGTTCAGGCCCTGCGGCGCCACCTGGTAGGGGCCGAGCACGATGTGCCAGGTCCCGGCGCTGACCGGCCCCGGCAGATAGCCCGGTGTGGCCTCGCTGTTGCTGATCTCGAACGAGGTGCGGAAACCGCCGGACCAGCCGCGGAAGCCCTTGCCGCCGAGAGCGGTCCCGCGTTCGTCGAAGACGCCGATGTCGCACGAGTTGCCCGGGGTGCCCGTGGGGACGCCCGGCTTGTCGTACGAGTACGAGACGGCGATCTTCTGCACGCCGCGGGGCACCTCGACCGGGAGGTAGACGAAGTCGGCGACCCCGGTGGGCAGCAGTCCCGTGATGACGCGGGTCACCTCTCCGCTCTTCGGAGGTGCGCCCTTGGACGGGCCGTCAGCGGCCTGGGCGAAGGAGACCGGGGTGAGCGTGAGGGCGGCGGCGCCGGCGACCCCCGCGGTCAGGAGACGGCGACGCCCCCACGCGGAACCCGGTTCGTCCGCGCCTTTGGCCTCGGGCTCCAGGGGGTTCGCATGGTGTTCGCAGTGTCCGTCAAGGCACATGGGTCCTCAGCAAGGTGAGTGGTGGATTCACATGGATCGTTCGGACTCTCACCTTTCCCCGTGAACGGCGGGTGAGGACCACATGTCCTCTTTGGCAATTGCCCATGGCATGCTCGGGCGCACGCTCCGTCAGAACGGATCGGGCGGGCGTCGGCGCGACGCCGTCGACGAGGCGGTGCCGGCCGCGGCGGCGTGTCCCGGCGTCGCGGAGCCGACAGGCCGTCCACGCGCCCGAAGGGGTGGCGGCCCCTCACCGGACGGCGCGGAACGGCCCATCTGGTGCGACGAGAACGGCTGGACGTCACCGGCCCCCGGAAGACCCGTACGTGCACCGCACCGCCCGGGACCCGGGTCAACCAGCCAGCAGCACCCCGGGAACCGCGAGAAGACCGACCGCCGCCAGGCCGAGGGTGAGTGCGGCGGCGAGGACCCCGAGGACGGCGAAGCCCACCATGTCGCCGTGGCTCACGGGCTTCTCGTCGGAGTGGCCCGGCCGGTACCACAGCGTCCGGACGGTATGGGCCCGCGCGAAGCGGAACGACGGCGACACCTCGCACTGGCGCCTGAAGCCGTCCAGGTCAGTGAACTCGTAGACGTAGAGCGGCCAGAGACCGTTCTTCGTCTCCCGGGTCCTACGGGCCACCAGAGCGGCCTCCACCTTCACACCGCCGACGAACTGGTCCCGCAGGATCTCGAAGCACCCGCTCGCGCCGATGCCCGCCAGGGGCACGAGCAACCAGAAGGGCAGACCGGCCCAGGTGGCGATCGCCGCGACGGTCCGGCCCTGCGTCAGCAGGATCAGCGAATCGATCACGAAGAGCACCGCCATGCCCCGACGGACCCACTGCAGGGGGGTGCGCGGCGCGTGCCGCGCGAGTTCTTCCTCTTCCTCCGCCAGTCGCGTCACCGACGGGGGCCGGGCCCCCTGCGGTGGCTGGTGCCGTTCCACCAGCTCGCGCAGCGACCGGCTGAACACCTCACTCTGCCGGACCGAGCACCGCAGTTCGTAGGCTGCCGGAGCGCCCGGTCCGGGCGACCGCACGACCACCCGCACCAGGGGTCGCCGGCCCCGGCTGTTCTCCCGCGACACCGCGCCGATCGCGGAGTAGGGGATACGGGTGACCTTGCGCCCCTGCTGCCAGCGCAGCCCCTGCGGTGTGAACTTCGCTGTCGCCCCACCGCCCCGCACCACCAGCGACGGTACGGTGACACTCGGCTGTTCGTACGACACATGGATCCCCTCGCCGTCGCGGGGCCCCACCCTTTTCGCCCCCGCGTGAACTGACTGACGATCACCGGACCCCGAAGGTTGTACGGAACGGGTGCGTCGCGTGGGGCCCCGTGCCGGCTGTGGGTACCTCTCACACCGTGGGCACGCCTCACTTGTGCGCGCGCAGGAACGCGGGGATGTCACGGCGGGTCGGGTAGTTCGGCAGGGGCGCCGGCTGGTCCTGGAGGAAGGCCATGATGGTGGCGGCGGCCCGTCGGTCGTTGTCGTCGAGGCCGTTCCACATATGGTGTCCGACTCCGGGCATGTACTGGGTGCGCCGGATTGCGGGGTCGTCGGCGAGTACGGCGGTCTCCCACTGCCGGACCTGGGAGGAGCACGCGGCGATCATCAGCATCGCGGGTGTACGGGAACGCCTCAACAGCGGGGCTATGGAGGGCGAGTCCTTGATGCTCTGCTGGACCCGGAGGCTGGCGGCTGCGCTGAAGGAGAAGTTCCGCGCGGTGTCCTCGGCGGGAATACGGTGCGCGTCCCCCGCGCAGTAACCGGACGCGGTGTCGCTGCCGAGATCGGCGGCCGTGAAGGCGTTGTCTCCCTCCGCCTGCCCGATCAGAGCGCTGTCGGGGCTCAGGAGACCGAGCCGCATGAGGCCGAACGCGACGGCGTAGCGGGGCGCCCGCGGGCGGCAGGGCCGTGACCGACCCCGACGCGTGCATTTCCGGCCGGGGTTCGCGCGTCACCACCCGGCGGGCGGTCCTGCCGGCGGCAGTTCGGCCGCCGGGCATAGGGACCGCACCGCCGTCCGTGCGTCCGGGATCGGGATCGGGATCGGGCGGGAGCCAGCGTCCGCCGGCCGCATCCGCCAGCCGTACACCGACTGCCGCGAGCCGCGCCGCGTCAGCCGACGCGGTCGCCGCCCTGGCTCTCTTCGGGTATCCGCTCCTGGTGGAACGCGAAGTACCGGGCGACCTCCGGCGCGAGGGGTGGCACCTGAGTGCGGACGCCCCCCGCGCGCAGCGAGGCGGTGGCGGCGACGCCCACGGCCACCGCCTCCCGGGCCGCGACGGGAGAGGTGCGGGTCGCACCGCCCCCCGCCGCGAACCGCAGGAACTCCCCCACCAGTTCCTCGTCGGCCCCGCCGTGCGGACGGTCCCCGCCGGTGACGGTCTCGGTGTGATCTGCGTCGGACCGGTAGCCGGAGCGGCGCTGGTTCCACAACTTGAGGGTCGGGCGCTCGTCCTCCAGACCGTCGCCGAAGTTCTCCAGGCGCCCCTCGTCGCCGATGACGGTGTAGTTGCGCCAGTAGTCCGGGGTGAAGTGGCATTGCTGGTAACTGGCCAGCACACCGTTGTCGAGGCGGCTGAGCATCATGCTGATGTCCTCCACGTCGACGACCGGGTTCAGGCCGGTCAAGGACGCCGGCGGCCAGATGTCCGGGTCGAACCAGTCGGGCATCCGCGCCGGATCCTCGGCGTCGCGGTCCCCGGCCGGGCGCCGGGGGTTCGCGCCGTACACCGCCAGATCACCCAGGGCGACGACCTGGCGCGAACTGCCGCCCGCCAGCCAGTGGATGACGTCGAGGTCGTGAGCGCCCTTCTGCAGCAACAGGCCGGTGGTGCGGGCCCGTTCGGCGTGCCAGTCCTTGAAGTAGTAGTCGCCGCCGTGCCCGACGAAGTGCCGGCACCACACCGAACGGACACGCCCGATCCGGCCCGCGTCGATCATCTCCCGCATCCGCCGCAGCACCGGCAGGTGGCGCAGGTTGTGGCCGACGTACAGTCGCGTGCCGGATGCGAACGCGGCGCCCAGCAGCCGGTCGCAGTCCTCGACGGTGATGGCCAGGGGCTTCTCCACGAAGACCGGTACGCCCGCGGACAGGAAGAAGAGGGCGGGCTCGACGTGCCGGTCGTCCGGGGTGAGGACGAAGACCGCGTCGAGGCCGTCGGCGGCCATGCCGGTGTGATCCCTGTGGACGGCGATGTCGGTGCCGAAGAGGCGGACGGCGTCCGCCCGGCCGCGCGGGGAGGGGTCGGCGCAGGAGACGACCCGCGCGACACCGGGCCTGTTCGCCTCGGTCGCCAGGGTGGCCCGCTGGCCGATTCCTACGACGCCGACGCGCAGTTCAGTCATCGGTGCTCCGCCTTTCGCAGAGGGTGGGGGCCACGCGGTTCAGTGGCCGAGTGTGGCGCGCAGGGAGGGCTGGAGCAGTTCGCCGTGTGCGCGCACCATGTCGTCGCACAGGTCCCAGATCGCCTCGACCGTCAGCGTCGCCGCCGTGGCCGGGTCGACCATGGCGGCGTGCCGGATGTGCCGGGGGTCGTCCTCGACGGCGGCCCGTACGACAAGGTCGTTCATGCTCAGGTAGGTACGGTTGAGCGCCGCGCACTGCGGCGGCAGGGCGCCGACGCGGGTGGGCTGGACACCCAGGGAGTCGACGAGGCACGGCACTTCGACGGTGCCCTCGGAGGGCAGGTTGTCGATCAGGCCCCGGTTGGGCACGTTGCCGTACACGGTGCGCGGTGTGCCGGTGGTCATGCTGTGGATGATCTGCGGGGCGTACTCCATGGTGGACTCGACCGCGAGCGGTTCCCCGGCGGCGAGCGCGCGGCGCGTCTCCTCGTACGCGGCCACGTTCTCGTCGACGATGCCGAGGTAGTCCCCCACGGGCAGGCGCAGCCGCTCGATCTCGCTGTCGTGGTGCAGGTACCACGGCACGTACTCGCTGGAGTGCTCGCTGGTCTCGGTCGGGTAGTACCCGAGGCGCCGGTACATGTCGACGCGTACCCTGCGGCGCAGTTCGGCGTCCTCGGCGACGAGCGCGTCGAGCCTCGGGTACAGGTCGGTGCCCTGGTGCTCGAAACGCAGGACCCAGGCCTGGTGGTTGACCCCCGCCGCGTGGTAGTCGACCTCCTCGAACGGCACCCCCACCAGCTCGGCCAGGTCGTGCATGGTCCAGTACACCGAGTGGCACAGTCCCACCACCTTCGTCAGTCCGGTGGCCCGGGCGAGGTACTGGACGTTCATCGCCATGGGATTGGTGTAGTTGAGCAGCCAGGCGTCCGGGCACACCGCGGTGATGTCGTCCCCGAGGCCCTTCAGCAGCGGGAAGGTGCGCAGCGCGCGGAAGATGCCGCCGATGCCGATGGTGTCTCCGATGGTCTGGCGCACACCGTGGCGAGCCGGGACGTCGAAGTCGGTCCGCGTCGACTCGCGCATGCCGACCTGGACGATGTTGATGACGAAGTCGGCGCCCTCCAGGGCCTCCCGGCGCTCGGCGTGCGCGGTGATGCGCGGCGACGCCTCCCGTTCCCCGGCGATGTAGCGCGCGGCACCGAGCGCGGTGGCCAGTCGCTCGGCGTCGATGTCGTGCAGGGCGATGTGCACGTCCTTGAGCTCGGGGAAGGCGAAGAGGTCGGCCAGGAGCCCCTGGGTGAAGACGACGCTGCCTGCGCCGATGAACACGATCTTCTTGGCGGTCATGACTCGTTCTCTCGGTTGTGGGTGAGGGCTGCGGGCGCCCGGGTCGTGCGATCGGTGTCTCCGGCCGGCCGGGCGGGGCGGGGAGCGCCGCGCTCAGCCCTTGAGGCCACTGGAGGTGATGGACTGGATGAAGGACTTCTGCGCGCCGAGGAAGGCCAGCATGACGGGCAGTACGGTGATGACATTGCCCGCCATGACGGCGGCCCACTGGGTGTGGTGCTGCCCCTGGAACGTCGTCAGCCCGAGTTGCAGTGTGTACTGCGTGTCGTGGTTGATGGCGATCAGCGGCCAGGTCAGGTCGTTCCAGGTGGTGAGGAAGGTGAGGACCGCGACCGTGCTGAGGGCGGGTTTCGACAGGGGCACGACG
Encoded proteins:
- a CDS encoding alpha-glucosidase/alpha-galactosidase, which gives rise to MTAKKIVFIGAGSVVFTQGLLADLFAFPELKDVHIALHDIDAERLATALGAARYIAGEREASPRITAHAERREALEGADFVINIVQVGMRESTRTDFDVPARHGVRQTIGDTIGIGGIFRALRTFPLLKGLGDDITAVCPDAWLLNYTNPMAMNVQYLARATGLTKVVGLCHSVYWTMHDLAELVGVPFEEVDYHAAGVNHQAWVLRFEHQGTDLYPRLDALVAEDAELRRRVRVDMYRRLGYYPTETSEHSSEYVPWYLHHDSEIERLRLPVGDYLGIVDENVAAYEETRRALAAGEPLAVESTMEYAPQIIHSMTTGTPRTVYGNVPNRGLIDNLPSEGTVEVPCLVDSLGVQPTRVGALPPQCAALNRTYLSMNDLVVRAAVEDDPRHIRHAAMVDPATAATLTVEAIWDLCDDMVRAHGELLQPSLRATLGH
- a CDS encoding Gfo/Idh/MocA family protein — its product is MTELRVGVVGIGQRATLATEANRPGVARVVSCADPSPRGRADAVRLFGTDIAVHRDHTGMAADGLDAVFVLTPDDRHVEPALFFLSAGVPVFVEKPLAITVEDCDRLLGAAFASGTRLYVGHNLRHLPVLRRMREMIDAGRIGRVRSVWCRHFVGHGGDYYFKDWHAERARTTGLLLQKGAHDLDVIHWLAGGSSRQVVALGDLAVYGANPRRPAGDRDAEDPARMPDWFDPDIWPPASLTGLNPVVDVEDISMMLSRLDNGVLASYQQCHFTPDYWRNYTVIGDEGRLENFGDGLEDERPTLKLWNQRRSGYRSDADHTETVTGGDRPHGGADEELVGEFLRFAAGGGATRTSPVAAREAVAVGVAATASLRAGGVRTQVPPLAPEVARYFAFHQERIPEESQGGDRVG